The genomic segment GAGTAAAAAGAAAAAACGGGAGGCTCTCGCCTCCCGTTCGCGTGCGCGGGCTGTCGAGTGGTCAGTTCTTCTCGACGATGTCGGGGCGGGTGCTGTCGACGATCTTCACGAGCTCGTCGATCTCGGTCTGCGGGACCTTGTACTTCTTGAGCGTGTCAACGAGGTCGGCGGCCAGGGCGTTGAACTCGGCGTCGGTGATGCCCATCCCCTTGTGCGACTCCTTCATGCTCTTGCCGGAGTACTTGAGCGGGCCGCCGGTGGTCTGGCTGATCAGTTCGACCAGCGTCTTCTCCAGGTGCGCCACCCCCTTCTCGTCGAGCTTGAACTTGCCGTTGCGGGTGAAGTTCACCTTCTTGTCCGCGGCCGCCGTCGCCACGAAATCGTGAACCACGGCCTTCACCGCCGGCTCGCCCCCCAACCGGTCCCACAGCGGCTTGATCGACAGCTTTTCCGGCGCTTTCCCAGTTGCCTTTTCGACGATGTCGGCGCGCGTGCTGCCGACGATCTTGAGCAGCTCGTCCGTTTCGGCCTTCGGTACGTTGTACTTCTTCAGGACCGTAACGAGGTCGGCGGCCAGGGCGTCGAACTCGGCGTCGGTGATGCCCATGCCCTTGTGGGCGGCTTTCATGTCTTTGCCGGTGTACTTGAGCGGCCCGCCGGTGGTCTGGCTGATGAGTTCGACCAGCGATTTTTCCAGTGCGGGAAGCGCCGCGGCGTCGATCTTCTTGCCGCGGGTGAAGTTCACTTTCGGGTCGTCGATGGCGACCAGTAC from the Frigoriglobus tundricola genome contains:
- a CDS encoding group I truncated hemoglobin; this translates as MRVRVLLAALLLAGTVGLTRAQDKPLERADLDKRVVSSVYEAALIGTDIFNKGDHGGCYRLYEGTLLGVVPLLDHRPRLQATAKTRLERARKMKIADAAFELRAALDEIQNEIAPPKDAPKKALWDRLGGEAAVKAVVHDFVLVAIDDPKVNFTRGKKIDAAALPALEKSLVELISQTTGGPLKYTGKDMKAAHKGMGITDAEFDALAADLVTVLKKYNVPKAETDELLKIVGSTRADIVEKATGKAPEKLSIKPLWDRLGGEPAVKAVVHDFVATAAADKKVNFTRNGKFKLDEKGVAHLEKTLVELISQTTGGPLKYSGKSMKESHKGMGITDAEFNALAADLVDTLKKYKVPQTEIDELVKIVDSTRPDIVEKN